A region from the Triticum urartu cultivar G1812 chromosome 1, Tu2.1, whole genome shotgun sequence genome encodes:
- the LOC125521092 gene encoding putative respiratory burst oxidase homolog protein H produces the protein MASSSEGYVDVPLGGEHHKQPPPQPHPYSAPTMRKQPSRLTSGMKRLASRVTSFRVPDMGLKRTHSSAQPALKGLRFLDKAAAGKDGWKSVEKRFDEMSADGRLHQENFAKCIGMADSKEFASEVFVAMARRRKIDPEQGLTKEQLQECWEEMSDNNFDARLRIFFDMCDKNGDGKLTEDEVKEIIVLSAGANKLAKLKKHAATYASLIMEELDPDARGYIEIWQLEKLLRKMVMEEGSQDQMDQASTSLAKTMVPSSHRSPMQKQIHETVDFIHENWKRIWFLALWGVANIALFIFKFIQYRNRAVFEVMGYCVCIAKGAAETTKLNMALILLPVCRNTLTALRSTALSAVIPFDDNINFHKVIAVGIAIGAGMHTVVHLTCDFPRLVSCPSDKFQEKLGPFFNYVQPTWGTLFASTPGWTGILLVLIMSFSFTLATTSFRRSVVKLPSPLHHLAGFNSFWYAHHLLVFAYILLVMHSYYLFLTKPWYKKTGWMYIAVPVIFYASERATRRVREKNYGVTVIKAAIYPGNVLSLYMKKPSSFKYKSGMYLFVKCPDVSPFEWHPFSITSAPGDDYLSVHIRTLGDWTTELRNLFGKACEEEVNSKKATLSRLETTVIAEGADENTRFPKIFVDGPFGAPAQNYKKYDILFLIGLGIGATPFISILKDLLHNIKSNNEQQSMNDEEAGSSFKSNGPSRAYFYWVTREQGSFEWFKGVMNEVAECDSDNAIEMHNYLTSVYEEGDARSALIAMVQSLQHAKNGVDIVSGSKIRTHFARPNWRKVYSDLANTHKNARIGVFYCGSPTLTKTLRELAIEFSHTTTTRFHFHKENF, from the exons ATGGCGTCGTCGTCGGAGGGGTACGTGGACGTGCCGCTCGGCGGCGAGCATCATAagcagccgccgccgcagccgcacCCGTACTCGGCGCCCACCATGCGGAAGCAGCCGTCGCGGCTGACGTCCGGGATGAAGCGGCTGGCGTCGAGGGTCACCTCCTTCCGCGTGCCCGACATGGGCCTCAAGCGCACCCACTCCAGCGCGCAGCCGGCGCTCAAGGGCCTCCGCTTCCTCGACAAGGCCGCCGCCGGCAAGGACGGCTGGAAGTCCGTCGAGAAGCGCTTCGACGAGATGAGCGCCGACGGCCGCCTCCACCAGGAGAACTTCGCCAAGTGCATCG GCATGGCGGACTCCAAGGAATTCGCAAGCGAGGTGTTCGTGGCGATGGCGAGGAGAAGGAAGATCGACCCAGAACAAGGACTCACCAAGGAGCAGCTCCAGGAGTGCTGGGAAGAGATGTCTGACAACAACTTCGATGCACGGCTACGCATATTCTTTGACAT GTGCGACAAGAACGGCGACGGAAAGCTCACAGAAGATGAGGTCAAGGAG ATCATAGTGCTGAGCGCGGGGGCGAACAAGCTTGCCAAGCTGAAGAAACATGCTGCGACCTACGCCTCGCTCATCATGGAGGAGCTGGACCCTGATGCCCGCGGCTACATTGAG ATTTGGCAGCTGGAGAAGCTACTCCGTAAGATGGTGATGGAAGAGGGGTCACAGGATCAGATGGACCAGGCGTCAACCAGCCTCGCCAAGACAATGGTTCCGTCCAGTCACCGGAGCCCAATGCAGAAACAGATTCACGAGACCGTCGACTTCATCCACGAGAACTGGAAGAGGATATGGTTCCTGGCGCTGTGGGGGGTCGCCAACATTGCCCTCTTCATATTCAAGTTCATACAGTACAGGAATCGGGCCGTCTTCGAGGTGATGGGGTACTGTGTCTGCATCGCCAAGGGTGCCGCTGAGACGACCAAGCTGAACATGGCCCTCATACTCCTCCCGGTGTGCCGAAACACGCTAACAGCACTCCGGTCGACTGCACTCAGCGCCGTCATACCATTTGACGACAACATAAACTTCCACAAG GTTATCGCGGTTGGAATTGCAATTGGAGCGGGTATGCATACGGTTGTTCACCTGACCTGCGACTTCCCAAGGCTGGTCTCCTGCCCAAGTGACAAGTTCCAGGAGAAGCTGGGGCCCTTCTTCAACTATGTTCAACCAACATGGGGAACTCTGTTCGCGAGCACTCCAGGGTGGACTGGTATCCTCCTGGTCCTCATAATGTCATTCTCCTTTACACTGGCGACAACCTCCTTCAGGAGGAGCGTCGTGAAGCTGCCATCGCCACTGCACCACCTGGCTGGCTTCAATTCCTTCTGGTATGCCCACCACCTGCTGGTGTTTGCATACATCCTTCTGGTGATGCACTCCTACTACTTATTCCTCACCAAGCCGTGGTACAAGAAAACG GGATGGATGTACATAGCAGTTCCTGTTATCTTCTATGCCAGCGAGAGAGCCACCAGAAGAGTTCGTGAGAAGAATTATGGAGTGACTGTCATCAAG GCAGCAATTTACCCAGGAAATGTTCTCTCTCTTTACATGAAGAAGCCATCAAGTTTCAAATACAAAAGTGGGATGTACCTCTTTGTAAAATGCCCAGACGTCTCGCCTTTTGAATG GCATCCCTTCTCCATCACCTCTGCACCTGGGGACGACTACTTGAGTGTACATATCCGCACATTAGGTGACTGGACAACAGAACTAAGGAACCTATTTGGGAAG GCCTGTGAAGAAGAAGTAAATTCCAAGAAGGCTACACTATCAAGACTTGAGACCACAGTCATAGCAGAAGGCGCGGACGAGAATACTAG ATTTCCCAAGATCTTTGTTGATGGCCCTTTCGGTGCACCAGCTCAAAATTACAAGAAATACGACATCCTTTTCCTTATTGGCCTTGGAATTGGTGCAACTCCTTTCATCAGCATACTGAAGGATCTCCTGCACAACATAAAGTCTAATAAT GAGCAGCAAAGCATGAATGACGAGGAGGCAGGCAGCAGCTTCAAGAGCAACGGGCCAAGCCGAGCTTACTTCTATTGGGTTACCAGGGAACAAGGCTCCTTTGAATGGTTCAAAGGTGTCATGAATGAAGTTGCTGAATGTGATAGCGAT AATGCAATAGAGATGCACAACTACCTAACCAGTGTGTACGAGGAAGGAGATGCGAGGTCAGCTCTGATTGCCATGGTTCAATCGCTCCAACACGCAAAAAATGGTGTGGATATCGTCTCCGGCAGCAAG ATCCGGACACATTTTGCAAGGCCAAACTGGAGAAAGGTGTACTCTGATTTGGCAAATACCCACAAGAATGCTCGTATAG GTGTTTTCTATTGTGGATCTCCGACGCTTACAAAAACACTCAGGGAACTTGCAATAGAATTCAGCCACACGACAACAACACGGTTCCATTTCCACAAGGAGAACTTCTAA